A genomic region of Brachionichthys hirsutus isolate HB-005 unplaced genomic scaffold, CSIRO-AGI_Bhir_v1 contig_257, whole genome shotgun sequence contains the following coding sequences:
- the LOC137914613 gene encoding broad substrate specificity ATP-binding cassette transporter ABCG2-like yields the protein MEGASHINFAMTEDIITNGTPKFVTAMDEGKQPLGSVVSFHNIHYKVQCRSGFFCKRKTSPREILVNLNGIMGPGLNAILGTTGSGKSSFMDILAARKDPTGLSGEVLVDKVPQPPNFKWLSGYVVQDDVFMGTLTVRENLRFSAALRLPSSVPESEKEARVWRLIKELGLTKVADSRVGTDFTRGISGGERKRMTIGMELIIDPSVLFLDEPTTGLDSSTAHSVLLLIKKMANHGRTIIMSIHQPRFSIYRLFDSLTLLVNGRMLYHGPAPNALDYFASIGYICDPYNNPADFFLDVINGHSINTSQTEMYKDLDSEEVISTKQRIEERLVEEYNSSSYCSRTRAELDRIANDKKCFSYSPSRACTYNCSFFRQLRLVLKRNFQNDMLNPQTSVAQLGVGILLALMVGAVFFGVTNDQSGIQNRTGAFFFIVTQLCFTTISAAELFIIGRTLFVHEYISGYYRISAFFLAKIVTEIAVRTVISVVFCIIVYFMIGLKYTAAAFFYFTLTVTQVTYTATALSLAIAADKTVVALATIYMTISFVIMMLFSGLIVDISSIMGWLAWLKYLSVPRYGFDALNINEFVGLKFCEEAVIQNTETFATMTNSTAGLTCTGEQHLDYLGLKYTTWGHWENNVALAVMMIISFAIAYLKLRYVKKFT from the exons ATGGAGGGGGCCAGTCACATTAACTTTGCAATGACAGAAGATATCATCACCAACGGAACGCCAAAGTTCGTCACCGCCATGGACGAAGGAAAGCAGCCGCTCGGCTCCGTTGTGAGCTTCCACAACATTCACTACAAAGTGCAGTGTCGGAGCGGGTTCTTCTGCAAAAGGAAAACTAGTCCCAGAGAAATCCTGGTCAACCTCAA TGGGATAATGGGACCTGGTCTCAATGCTATTCTTGGAACTACTGGAAGTGGCAAATCTTC ATTTATGGATATCCTGGCTGCAAGGAAGGATCCCACAGGTCTCTCAGGAGAAGTCCTCGTCGACAAAGTCCCGCAGCCTCCAAACTTCAAATGGCTCTCTGGTTATGTAGTTCAG GATGATGTGTTCATGGGTACCCTGACCGTGAGGGAGAACCTGCGCTTTTCTGCAGCACTGAGGCTTCCCAGCTCTGTGCCTGAGAGTGAGAAGGAGGCCCGAGTCTGGCGCCTGATTAAAGAGCTGGGGCTCACCAAGGTGGCCGACTCGAGG GTGGGCACAGATTTCACCCGGGGAATCTCtggaggggagaggaagaggatgaccaTCGGCATGGAGCTGATTATTGATCCCTCGGTTCTCTTTCTGGATGAACCGACAACAGGGCTGGATTCCAGCACCGCtcactctgtgctgctgctaatTAAAAA AATGGCTAATCATGGCAGAACCATCATCATGTCCATCCACCAACCACGCTTCTCCATCTACAGGCTGTTTGACTCTCTGACTCTACTGGTTAATGGCAGAATGCTGTACCATGGACCAGCACCCAATGCTTTGGACTACTTTGCCAGCATTG GCTACATCTGTGACCCCTACAACAACCCAGCTGACTTCTTTCTGGATGTTATTAATGGACACTCCATCAACACATCCCAGACAGAAATGTACAAGG ATTTGGACTCCGAGGAGGTCATCAGCACCAAGCAGCGCATCGAGGAGCGCCTGGTGGAGGagtacaacagcagcagctactGCAGCCGCACGAGAGCCGAACTCGACCGTATTGCCAACGATAAGAAGTGTTTCTCGTACTCGCCGTCCCGCGCCTGCACCTACAACTGCTCCTTCTTCCGTCAGCTGCGTTTGGTGCTGAAGCGAAACTTCCAGAATGACATGCTGAACCCGCAAACGTCTGTTGCCCAG CTGGGAGTCGGCATTTTGCTTGCACTCATGGTCGGAGCCGTTTTCTTTGGGGTCACAAATGATCAAAGTGGCATCCAGAACAG AACGGGTGCATTCTTCTTCATCGTCACACAGCTGTGTTTTACCACCATTTCTGCAGCTGAGCTCTTCATCATTGGGAGGACCCTCTTTGT GCATGAATACATCAGCGGCTATTACAGAATCTCTGCCTTCTTCCTGGCTAAGATCGTGACAGAGATCGCTGTGCGCACCGTCATCTCGGTCGTCTTCTGCATTATTGTCTACTTTATGATCG ggcTCAAATACACAGCAgcagcctttttttatttcacgcTGACAGTGACTCAGGTAACCTACACGGCCACCGCCTTGTCGTTGGCCATCGCAGCCGACAAGACCGTCGTGGCTCTCGCCACCATCTACATGACCATCTCTTTTGTCATCATGATG CTTTTCTCAGGTCTCATCGTGGACATCTCTTCCATCATGGGCTGGCTGGCTTGGTTGAAGTACTTAAGCGTTCCTCGTTATGGATTTGAC GCCCTGAACATCAATGAGTTTGTGGGTTTGAAGTTCTGTGAGGAGGCTGTGATCCAAAACACCGAAACCTTCGCTACGATGACCAACAGTACGGCCGGCCTCAC GTGTACAGGAGAGCAGCATCTTGACTACCTGGGATTAAAGTACACCACCTGGGGACACTGGGAGAATAATGTGGCTTTGGCTGTCATGATGATCATATCATTCGCTATCGCCTATCTGAAACTCCGCTACGTCAAGAAATTCACTTAA